The following proteins come from a genomic window of Marinihelvus fidelis:
- a CDS encoding ECF-type sigma factor yields the protein MGQVIACVGFSVRNSSQTDSMAGGPSESSGKAFEQLLTAVYGELRKIAHFHRLNERQNLTLQTTALVHEAYLKLAESDAIARPRDERHLKALTSRIIRHVLIDYARRNNSQKRDAGAVVDDPLAPDGTAPELDVGILDLDAAMQRLAGHSKRLEQVVEYRYFGGMSNVEVAETLGVSTKTVERDWLRAKVYLLDDLDQSASPA from the coding sequence TTGGGGCAAGTCATTGCGTGTGTTGGTTTTTCTGTGAGAAATAGCTCCCAGACAGATTCGATGGCGGGTGGGCCGAGTGAGTCTTCGGGGAAGGCGTTTGAGCAGCTGCTCACAGCCGTCTACGGCGAATTGCGCAAGATCGCGCATTTCCACCGGCTGAATGAACGACAGAACCTGACGCTCCAGACCACGGCCCTGGTTCACGAGGCCTACCTGAAACTTGCTGAAAGTGACGCGATCGCCAGGCCGCGGGATGAGCGCCACCTGAAGGCCCTGACGTCCCGCATTATCCGGCATGTGCTGATTGACTACGCACGCAGGAACAACTCGCAAAAACGTGATGCAGGTGCCGTGGTGGACGACCCGCTTGCGCCGGATGGCACGGCGCCCGAGCTGGACGTTGGCATCCTGGACCTTGATGCGGCCATGCAACGGCTGGCCGGGCACTCAAAGCGCCTGGAGCAGGTGGTGGAATATCGTTACTTTGGCGGGATGAGCAACGTCGAGGTCGCCGAAACACTGGGTGTTTCAACCAAAACGGTCGAACGCGACTGGCTGCGGGCCAAGGTGTATCTGCTCGATGATCTCGATCAGTCGGCCTCGCCTGCCTGA
- the arfB gene encoding alternative ribosome rescue aminoacyl-tRNA hydrolase ArfB yields MLNLASFHLPENEIDFKAVRAQGPGGQNVNKLATAIQLRFDISASSLPDAVKQRLLMTADSRISNDGVLVIKAQSHRTQERNRAEALERLELLLESVRRAPKARKKTRPSKAAKAKRVDEKKKRGELKKARAKPY; encoded by the coding sequence ATGCTAAACCTCGCCAGCTTCCACCTCCCCGAGAACGAAATCGACTTCAAGGCCGTCCGCGCGCAGGGCCCCGGCGGCCAGAACGTCAACAAGCTCGCGACTGCCATCCAGTTGCGCTTCGATATTTCCGCCAGCTCACTGCCGGATGCCGTCAAGCAGCGTCTGCTGATGACGGCCGACAGTCGCATCAGCAATGACGGCGTGTTGGTCATTAAGGCCCAGTCCCACCGCACCCAGGAGCGCAATCGCGCCGAGGCGCTGGAGCGGCTTGAGCTGTTACTCGAGTCCGTTCGGCGCGCGCCCAAGGCCCGGAAGAAGACGCGGCCCAGCAAGGCGGCGAAGGCCAAACGCGTGGACGAGAAAAAGAAGCGGGGCGAGCTGAAAAAGGCGCGGGCGAAGCCTTACTGA
- the truD gene encoding tRNA pseudouridine(13) synthase TruD, which yields MESTTHSAPSPGDDLPRALGASAATARFRSEPGDFRVDEQIDVPEHATGAHWWLRITKTGMNTKDVVRLLAEMGSAKPRQVGYAGLKDRHAVTTQWLSLPLEHVDPESLAERLPAGLELLDWKRARHAIRRGGLRGNRFRIHLRHVDGDRDELSARLGRIKSGVPNYFGDQRFGHSGQNLARARRLFAGELTRVPRFERGLYLSAARSWLFNLVLAERVRRGDWNRLLPGEAVMLDGSRSRFRLDRDTLDDAQALAELQGRLDRFDIHPSGPLPGLGEPAAGDECLALENEVLAREPELLAGLEDWRLKAERRALRVVPGELEWDWEASGDAVNLVLSFSLPPGAFATTVLRELMVLLPPDQAPG from the coding sequence ATGGAATCAACCACTCACTCAGCCCCCAGCCCCGGCGACGACCTGCCCCGCGCGCTCGGCGCCTCGGCGGCCACCGCGCGCTTCCGCAGCGAGCCCGGCGATTTTCGTGTCGACGAGCAGATCGACGTGCCGGAGCACGCCACCGGCGCGCACTGGTGGCTGCGAATCACCAAGACTGGCATGAACACCAAGGACGTGGTGCGCCTGCTAGCGGAGATGGGCTCGGCCAAGCCCCGGCAGGTGGGCTATGCGGGCCTGAAGGACCGCCACGCCGTCACCACGCAGTGGCTTTCGCTGCCCCTGGAACATGTCGATCCAGAATCGCTCGCCGAGCGCTTGCCGGCGGGCCTTGAGTTGCTGGACTGGAAACGCGCGCGCCACGCCATTCGTCGCGGTGGCCTGCGCGGCAACCGGTTCCGCATCCACCTGCGCCATGTCGACGGCGACCGGGACGAACTTTCCGCACGGCTGGGTCGCATCAAATCGGGCGTGCCGAACTACTTCGGTGATCAACGCTTTGGTCACAGCGGCCAGAACCTGGCGCGGGCCCGGCGCCTGTTCGCCGGCGAGCTGACCCGGGTGCCGCGTTTCGAGCGCGGGCTGTACCTTTCGGCGGCGCGTAGCTGGCTGTTCAACCTTGTGCTGGCCGAGCGCGTCCGGCGCGGCGACTGGAACCGCCTGCTGCCCGGCGAGGCGGTGATGCTGGACGGCTCGCGCAGCCGCTTTCGCCTGGACCGCGACACCCTGGATGACGCCCAGGCCCTGGCGGAACTCCAGGGGCGACTGGACCGCTTCGACATCCACCCCTCTGGCCCGCTGCCCGGGCTGGGCGAACCGGCGGCCGGCGATGAGTGCCTGGCGCTGGAGAACGAAGTGCTCGCGCGCGAGCCGGAGCTGTTGGCCGGCCTTGAAGACTGGCGGCTGAAGGCTGAACGGCGCGCCCTGCGGGTGGTGCCTGGAGAACTGGAATGGGACTGGGAAGCGTCCGGTGATGCCGTGAACCTGGTGCTGTCGTTCTCGCTGCCGCCGGGCGCTTTTGCGACCACGGTGTTGCGAGAGCTCATGGTGTTGCTTCCGCCGGATCAGGCGCCAGGCTAA
- a CDS encoding glycosyltransferase, producing MQASHTSTSRPDSVAVIVSTYNQPAHLDRCLFALGLQDTDNFAVLIADDGSGAETRSVIEAHDPVFRDRLKHIWQPDKGFRKTLVLNRAVHATDADYLVFIDGDCVAHPGFVAEHLRHALPRHYLNGALIRLNARQTGQVAREGIASGEVFTVRWLAHAGWRLDRRYLKLALPRRARQWLNDHSPTTLYWLGANASCWREDCLQVNGFDNRFGYGYEDGDFGNRLALYGVTPLTVRWTANALHLDHGRPYRDPNVIASNRKLQLEAVAKRAYRTRHGLDELT from the coding sequence ATGCAAGCAAGCCACACGTCGACATCGCGACCGGACAGCGTGGCGGTCATCGTTTCTACGTACAACCAGCCCGCCCACCTTGACCGCTGCCTGTTTGCCCTGGGCCTGCAGGACACGGACAACTTCGCCGTGCTGATCGCCGATGATGGCTCCGGGGCTGAAACCCGTTCCGTCATCGAAGCACACGACCCGGTGTTCCGTGACCGGCTGAAACATATCTGGCAGCCTGACAAGGGCTTTCGAAAAACCCTGGTCCTGAACCGTGCCGTGCACGCCACCGATGCGGACTACCTGGTCTTCATCGACGGTGACTGCGTGGCACACCCGGGATTCGTCGCCGAGCACTTGCGACATGCCCTACCCCGGCATTACCTGAACGGCGCCCTGATCCGCCTGAATGCCCGGCAAACCGGGCAGGTGGCGCGCGAGGGGATTGCCTCGGGCGAAGTCTTCACCGTCCGCTGGCTGGCCCATGCCGGATGGCGGCTGGACCGGCGATACCTAAAGCTCGCATTACCCCGGCGAGCACGTCAGTGGCTAAACGATCATTCGCCGACGACACTCTACTGGCTGGGCGCAAATGCGTCGTGCTGGCGCGAGGACTGCCTGCAGGTCAATGGGTTCGACAACCGCTTTGGATATGGGTACGAGGACGGCGACTTCGGCAACCGCCTGGCGCTGTACGGGGTGACGCCGCTGACGGTGCGCTGGACCGCGAATGCGCTACACCTGGATCATGGACGGCCTTATCGTGACCCGAATGTCATTGCCAGCAACCGCAAACTGCAGCTGGAAGCGGTGGCCAAGCGAGCCTACCGAACACGACATGGACTGGACGAACTGACGTGA
- a CDS encoding Gfo/Idh/MocA family protein has translation MQRRQFLTAISMLAAGQALSMSSWGFAQGDRKLRVTLVGTGIRGTSFWGKRLVEQYGDILEFTGLCDNNPGRLAYAKEYMGVDCPVYEDFEAMVEQAQPDLVIVCTKDSTHHEFIVKGLDMGCDVLTEKPMTTDEDMCQQILDAERRSGRNLIVGFNYRWSPYATKIKELISEGAIGDVVSVDFNWYLNTYHGASYFRRWHGLRDSGGTLLVHKSTHHFDLLNWWLDSDPQQVFGYGALEHYGANGPFRGDNCRNCEHTAECKYYWDITDNERLVKLYADNEQYDGYIRDNCLFREEIDIFDKMSVQVKYASNAVVNYSLTTYSPFEGWRIAFNGSKGRIEAWHDIPYRSEQDVSQADLHAAEMRQDGEAELEYAPLIVHRLWEEHETVVVPMERSGHGGGDKRLHDKIFANPEAPDPYRRAAGSRDGAMSVLIGVAARKSIDSGQPIDIASLTDLSPQARRPA, from the coding sequence ATGCAAAGACGACAGTTTCTCACCGCCATCAGTATGCTGGCCGCGGGCCAGGCCCTTTCGATGTCGTCATGGGGTTTTGCCCAGGGTGATCGCAAGCTGCGCGTGACGCTGGTAGGCACCGGTATCCGCGGCACCAGCTTCTGGGGCAAGCGGCTGGTCGAGCAGTATGGCGACATCCTCGAGTTCACCGGGCTGTGCGACAACAACCCCGGGCGGCTGGCTTACGCGAAGGAGTACATGGGCGTCGACTGCCCCGTGTACGAGGACTTCGAGGCGATGGTGGAGCAGGCGCAGCCCGACCTGGTCATCGTCTGCACCAAGGACTCCACCCATCACGAGTTCATCGTCAAGGGCCTGGACATGGGCTGCGACGTGCTCACCGAGAAACCCATGACCACCGACGAGGACATGTGCCAGCAGATCCTGGACGCGGAGCGGCGGTCGGGGCGCAACCTGATCGTCGGCTTCAACTACCGCTGGAGCCCGTACGCCACGAAGATCAAGGAACTGATCAGCGAGGGCGCCATCGGCGATGTCGTGTCGGTGGATTTCAACTGGTACCTGAACACCTATCACGGCGCGTCGTATTTCCGCCGCTGGCACGGGCTGCGTGATTCCGGCGGTACGCTGCTGGTGCACAAGTCCACGCATCATTTCGACCTGCTGAACTGGTGGCTGGACAGCGATCCGCAACAGGTGTTCGGCTACGGCGCGCTGGAGCACTACGGCGCCAACGGGCCATTCCGCGGCGACAACTGCCGCAACTGCGAGCACACCGCCGAGTGCAAGTACTACTGGGACATCACCGACAACGAACGGCTGGTGAAGCTCTATGCCGACAACGAGCAATACGACGGCTACATCCGTGACAACTGCCTGTTCCGCGAGGAGATCGATATCTTTGACAAGATGTCGGTGCAGGTGAAGTACGCCAGCAACGCCGTGGTCAATTACTCGCTGACCACCTATTCACCGTTCGAGGGCTGGCGGATTGCGTTCAACGGCTCGAAGGGCCGCATCGAGGCCTGGCACGACATCCCTTACCGAAGCGAGCAGGACGTCAGCCAGGCCGACCTGCACGCCGCCGAGATGCGCCAGGACGGCGAAGCGGAACTGGAATACGCACCGCTGATCGTGCACCGGTTGTGGGAGGAGCATGAAACCGTGGTGGTGCCCATGGAGCGCAGCGGCCACGGCGGTGGCGACAAGCGCCTGCATGACAAGATCTTCGCCAACCCCGAGGCGCCCGATCCGTACCGCCGCGCCGCGGGGTCACGCGATGGCGCCATGTCGGTGCTGATTGGCGTGGCGGCGCGGAAAAGCATTGATTCCGGGCAGCCCATCGATATCGCGTCGCTGACAGACCTGTCGCCGCAGGCGCGCCGGCCAGCCTGA
- a CDS encoding creatininase family protein, protein MKLQLATWPDIRDYLETCDAILIPIGSTEQHGPTGLVGTDAICPEHIAGGMAEQGVLVAPTLSIGMAQHHLAFPGSITLRPTTLMAVIRDVVTSLASQGFRRFLFFNGHGGNIATVQAAFADIYADASLAGGESGLVLELFNWFMGPRMGEISKELFGDAEGWHATPSEISLTWDAYPNAQRQATLEPKRAPKGPIRDAHDYRQRFADGRIGSEPDLASAETGARLYQAGLEDAMEVWRKLLEN, encoded by the coding sequence ATGAAACTCCAACTGGCTACCTGGCCCGACATCCGCGACTACCTGGAAACCTGCGACGCCATCCTGATCCCCATCGGCTCGACCGAGCAGCACGGCCCGACGGGGCTGGTCGGCACCGATGCCATCTGCCCGGAGCACATCGCCGGCGGCATGGCGGAACAGGGCGTGCTGGTGGCGCCGACGCTGAGCATCGGCATGGCGCAGCACCACCTGGCCTTCCCCGGGTCCATCACGTTGCGACCGACCACGCTGATGGCGGTGATCCGCGATGTGGTCACCTCGCTGGCCAGCCAGGGCTTTCGGCGCTTCCTGTTTTTCAACGGACATGGCGGCAATATCGCCACGGTGCAGGCGGCGTTTGCCGATATCTACGCCGATGCCAGCCTGGCCGGTGGTGAGTCCGGCCTGGTGCTGGAACTGTTCAACTGGTTCATGGGCCCGCGCATGGGCGAAATATCAAAAGAGCTGTTTGGCGATGCCGAGGGCTGGCACGCCACGCCGTCAGAGATCTCGCTCACCTGGGATGCCTACCCGAACGCGCAACGCCAGGCGACGCTGGAGCCGAAACGGGCACCCAAGGGGCCGATCCGTGATGCCCACGACTACCGCCAGCGGTTTGCCGACGGTCGCATCGGTTCGGAACCGGACCTGGCGTCCGCCGAAACCGGCGCGCGGCTGTACCAGGCCGGACTGGAAGACGCGATGGAGGTCTGGCGGAAGCTGCTCGAAAACTGA